In Lolium perenne isolate Kyuss_39 chromosome 5, Kyuss_2.0, whole genome shotgun sequence, the sequence TCACATCATAAAACACTTCGGTCTGAGCATCCTCCATATCACTTAGCTATACTAGTTATTCCTATGGTGTGGAGCTTGCCACTAGATATGATCGGATACCCTCCGCGGGCatattttgatccatggattcaaCACTCTAGGAGGGTAAGATCAAATGACAGTACCAATGGTTAGCTGGCCATGTTGCCGATATTCCAAGTTTCGGCTACTTTCTAGTGGATTGACCACATGCCCTTTGAGGTAAAGACTTCATGCCGAGATAGATTTATCGCTCTAAACATTCATAGCCGATGGACTGTTAACATCATCTTAGGCCAAGTtggtaagttattttctggtacgCAAGCTCTGCCAGAAAACAAGGGACATATATTCGCCCCATTTTGGGCCACCTGTTGACCAAAGAAAATCAGAACTGTTGAAGCTGAAGAAACTAGATGGATCAGTCTGCTCAATGGCTATCTCAATCATTAGACGGGTCCATGGTAACTTTGATCTCAAGGTGGGTCTCTAACCACCTTTGTTGTTAGGCGGATCTACGGTGGATTGGTCACTTCAGGCTTATGGTAGTAGATGAAATGTCATCTTGACGAGAAAAAAAAAACGCTATAACTTGAACATATCAAGAATTCACGTCAGGAAAGCCAAATAATTTATGTCGGAATTTGGTCATCTCCGTCTTTTTTAATGGACCGAGTAAGTACTTATTTTCTTTCATAGATGGATCGAAATACTAATAAAGAAACGAAATGGAATGATCGCTGGAAGCTACTTgtttttttctttctctccctCTTATCATTTATTTTTCTCTCTCTAGTTTATTAGGCGGACTGCGGCGACGATGTTCAGTTCACTTGGTGGACGGCGGTGTAGCCGTGTAGGTGGGTTTAGCGGTGACAGCGGAGGATGGCGGTACCGTCaatgttgaagtcggtggcggtgTCGGTGACAGCGGGGGAGCTGTGGGTGACGGAGGGGATGAATGGTGCTGATGGCGGTGGCTGTGCGCCGGGGACGGGGGCGGTCGGGGTGGTGGCGGCGGAGGCGCTGTGGCCGCCCATGTAGTTGTGCTTCTTGTTGTGCTTCTGCATCCACACCTTGAAGACGCCCTTGCTCATCCCGTTGTCGCGGCACCATTCGTCCACGATGGCCTGGCCGTGCTTCTGCAGGCGCCACTCGAGCAGCTCCGACAGCTCCTGCATCCGCTTCTTCTCCTCCACGCTGAGCTTGGTGCGCAACCGCTTCTTCGCCGGTGCGGCCCCCACGTAGGCCGGCGGTGCCGTCACGGGCGAGACCTGGACGGGGAGCCTCTGGCCCTGCGCCGCCTCGGGGGGCGGCGCGCTGGAGTTCAGACAGAGCAACATGGGCGGCTGCGCCGACGGGGAGAAGTACGCTGGAGGCTGCTGCGCCACCGGCGCCGTGAGGTGCGTTGGTGGAGCCTGCAGCAGCTGCGGCGGGGAGACGAACCCCTCGTCGTCGTAATCCAAGCCGTCGGAGTCGGACTTAGGGTCGCCACAGTCGACCGCGGGCAGCCGGTCCTCGGGCGTCTCCTCCCCGCGCTGCGACGGGCCGCCTTGCAGCACGCTGGCCGCCATGGGtggcgccggcagcagcgccaccTGGGGCTGCGCCGGCCACTCCTCCTCCACCATCACTTGGCGGTGGAAGTTGCGGTGGCAGCCGCAGGCGACGCACTTGAACGAGGCCAGGTCGGCGGGGTTGAACTGCAGCGACGGCAAGAACCCCCTGCAGCCGTCGACGGCGTGCCCGCCAATTAATGCCGCGTGGTTTCTGGTGCACTCCTGGTAGCGGGACACTACCGCCACTCCGACCGACGCATGCCTCACCCTCTGGACGGAGCCGTTGGGGAACGTAGCCGGAGTGTAGTTGACGTCCATGGCCTCCATGCCGCCTGAGAGGTGCCTCTCACTAGCTTGACAAAGATTACCACTAGCTAGTGCCTAAGCCACGACACACAGGAAGGGAAGTGTCAAGGGAGCGAGGAAAAGTACAGGTAAGGATGTGAAGCGAAGGCAAGGAGATACGAGCTTAAAAAGGCCATCGCGGGAGAGACGCCGACGCTCGGAGACAAGCGATAACTCATTAGCCCATGTACGTAATTAGTGAGTGCAGCCGATAAATTTGCGAGATCTTGGAGATACATAGAGAGATCAATGAAGACGCACAAGAGTGTGATTCACGTACGTCTAGAGGAGTAAACACGGACCGCtgttcaagaatcaaacacagacGCCCCGATCGGcggcctttttttttttttttttgaccccgCATTTTCGAGTGGTCATTTACATCATCAGATAGATGACACAACACGTACGTGTAAACCACTGCTCTACATTTGTCGACCCTATATGGCAATCAATAACATGACATAACAGT encodes:
- the LOC127298165 gene encoding zinc-finger homeodomain protein 9-like; its protein translation is MEAMDVNYTPATFPNGSVQRVRHASVGVAVVSRYQECTRNHAALIGGHAVDGCRGFLPSLQFNPADLASFKCVACGCHRNFHRQVMVEEEWPAQPQVALLPAPPMAASVLQGGPSQRGEETPEDRLPAVDCGDPKSDSDGLDYDDEGFVSPPQLLQAPPTHLTAPVAQQPPAYFSPSAQPPMLLCLNSSAPPPEAAQGQRLPVQVSPVTAPPAYVGAAPAKKRLRTKLSVEEKKRMQELSELLEWRLQKHGQAIVDEWCRDNGMSKGVFKVWMQKHNKKHNYMGGHSASAATTPTAPVPGAQPPPSAPFIPSVTHSSPAVTDTATDFNIDGTAILRCHR